The following coding sequences are from one Thermomicrobiales bacterium window:
- the sppA gene encoding signal peptide peptidase SppA, with amino-acid sequence MTTELSYPRIRRAIAETPWAIVPEKLADIMAMVAIRAAGGTLTDEEIAQRIGAAMARPRPTSRAPDIAVLLLVGTISHRMGMMSRSSGGTSVEEFQQAFRDAVADPQVSAIVIDVDSPGGAVAGVDELAAEIYRARGTKPITAVANTLMASAAYWIASAADQVVITPSGEAGSIGVIAAHEDQSAWYERMGVKVSLVTAGRYKGENNPFEPLTDEGREAIQARVDESYGRFTRAVARHRGVAVETVRAEFGEGRMFGAREAVRRGMVDRVATLDAVLADAGVRQAGQPRATAQIHTLTFEDQAAAALTAVQSLQSRVEALTALRAGRPSPVAADNVPLIEAHRDAYRVIAGAYDALLAMAPRPGLPTNPQAADVFLDFLAMEARRNGVSI; translated from the coding sequence ATGACAACGGAACTTTCGTATCCGCGCATCCGGCGAGCGATCGCGGAAACACCCTGGGCGATCGTACCGGAGAAGCTCGCGGACATCATGGCGATGGTGGCCATCCGCGCCGCCGGCGGCACGCTGACTGACGAAGAGATCGCGCAGCGCATCGGCGCGGCCATGGCGAGACCGCGCCCAACGTCGCGCGCTCCTGACATCGCCGTCCTGCTGCTGGTCGGCACGATCTCGCACCGCATGGGCATGATGTCGCGCTCAAGCGGGGGCACCAGCGTCGAGGAGTTCCAGCAGGCGTTCCGGGACGCGGTGGCCGATCCGCAGGTGTCGGCGATCGTGATCGACGTTGACTCGCCGGGAGGGGCCGTCGCGGGTGTCGACGAACTGGCAGCCGAGATCTACCGCGCCCGTGGCACGAAGCCAATCACGGCGGTGGCGAACACGCTGATGGCCAGCGCGGCCTACTGGATCGCCAGCGCGGCCGATCAGGTCGTGATCACCCCGTCCGGGGAGGCTGGCAGTATCGGCGTGATCGCCGCGCACGAGGATCAGAGCGCCTGGTACGAGCGTATGGGCGTCAAGGTCTCACTGGTCACGGCCGGGCGCTACAAGGGCGAGAACAACCCGTTCGAGCCGTTGACTGACGAGGGGCGCGAGGCCATTCAGGCCCGCGTCGATGAGTCCTACGGGCGCTTCACACGCGCCGTTGCGCGCCATCGTGGCGTGGCGGTTGAGACCGTGCGGGCCGAGTTCGGCGAGGGCCGGATGTTCGGCGCGCGCGAGGCCGTCCGGCGCGGGATGGTCGACCGTGTGGCGACGCTCGATGCGGTGCTTGCCGACGCCGGAGTGCGGCAGGCGGGTCAACCGCGCGCGACGGCGCAGATCCACACACTCACTTTTGAGGACCAGGCAGCGGCGGCGCTTACTGCCGTCCAGTCCCTCCAGTCTCGCGTCGAGGCGCTTACTGCCTTGCGTGCGGGGCGACCGTCCCCGGTTGCGGCCGATAACGTGCCGCTGATTGAGGCCCATCGCGACGCCTATCGGGTGATCGCGGGAGCGTATGACGCGCTCCTGGCGATGGCGCCTCGTCCCGGTCTGCCGACCAATCCGCAGGCGGCAGACGTGTTCCTGGACTTTCTGGCGATGGAAGCCCGCCGAAACGGCGTGAGCATCTAG